The window TTCGTGTCTATTTAATATAAATCCCAAGAGGCTTAAGATGCTTTTGTAGGGTGGTAATGCAGATGATGAGAAAAATAAGTAATCTCGCTTTTTAAGACTCTACAGATGACAGATGGAACTGAACGCACTCTTCCATGCTTCCAGGGGCATTTCATGTAAGGTACTTAATAGTTAGGGATAACAAAGAGCTGTGATGATAGCGAATGTTTCCTCATCTCCATCATTTGTCTTATgattgttttaaacaaaatttaaagaTGACATCTTCACTACAGAGAAAGTGTAGCGTGTGAAACGGAGGAAGAAGGTGACACATTGTAGTTTGGAGTTTGTCTTCTGTTCAGATAATATTGGTAAAGAtacaagaaagaacaaaaagctgAACAACTTCATCTAGGTGTAGGAAAAGGTGCAGCTGTTTTATTctagaggaaaaatattttcaagtccTTTCAGAGTAATAAGCAATTGACAGGGAAACATTATCTGTGTAAAAAATTCttagtatttttaatacttcatttcCTGTCTCAAGTGTGTGAGTTTTacaaccaattttttttttttccctaatacaACAGTAATTTATATGAGGGGTGGTGCAGAAGTACAGAGGAATCGTCAAAACAGTAAGGTGTTACATAGTGGAAAACCAGTTAAACTGGGCCCTGGCCCTTGAAGGGGAACAGGAGGGGATCTCTGCGGAGCGTGGGGGGTCAGCCCAGCTGCGGCCCCCAGGCAGCCGGGGACCGAGCCAAGgacccagccagctctgcagttgggctgggccgggccggtgAGCACACCACCCACAGGGAACCACGGGCTTCACCTGTCGGCACTACCCACCCGAGGACAAAACACGAGTGAAGTAGTTGTGGATGCGATGCCAAGACCTGCCCCCAGCTCCCGCGCGCTGCCAGTTCCCCACAGGAAGCGTCTCCTGGACGGGGCTGTTCAGGGTTGGGGTGGAAGCGGCAGGTGCCGAATATCGAAGGAGCTTTGGGCTGGGGCGAGAAAGGGCGGCAGGGCTGCGAGGTGCTGGAACACCAGCAGAAATAAACACTCTTCTTCAGCAAAACCATCTAAAGTTAACGTATGGTTTGGAAGGAGAAAAGTCATTTTCTGAAGGACAACGTTGCGTTGGGGTTTAGCAGGTCGTTTTTCCAAAGACGGTGCAGACCAGCTTTGttcaggcttttttcttcccaagggGGCAGAtagaaaaaaggcaatttaCTATATGATGCCTTACGTTAGCTAGGGTATACCTTGACTTTAGAGGGCATCTTCTTAAGTTTTTAAGATCTAACTAGAAATCAACAGAAACCAGAAATCAAATGACAATTTTAATAGACTTTAGAACAGCGTGTACGAGTATAAAACActggttttgtatttcaaaagttGCAGGAAGATAGCCAGTCATATTTTAAACAGTCTTCTACAAAACATATGCCAGTAGATTACATAAAAGACACTATATACAAtataaaagagcagaaaacaatcctcactgtaaaaataatttaaaacaaagtatttcaatttaaaatatctcCTATAGCACAAACTAATACATTGTGACATGCAAGTGAAAACTAAACATATTGCATTCTTTAGTGTAGCCAAATAAGAGCTGTATTAAATTTGGACAATGAGACAACATGCTAACATTTTCGGATGAATACAGGAGGctgttcttaaatatttattaactaACTGATGTATCTTATGTTCAAAGAACAGCTACTATACATCTTccaaaatgtaataaatatgAAAGCAAGGTATGTGAATAATCTACACCGCAGAGTTCATTTGGGCCAATGATGAAACAGTGGTTTgttgaaaaatgctgtttcacttactACTGCACTGTGCAATTTTACAGAATAGTTGTAAAGGCTTGGAAACAAGCCGCACTTGAAAATTTGCAACATCCAGTTTAAGGCAGCCTAGCACTTGAATATACAATGCAATAATCGGAgtagctgctttgcttttaatacGCGAGGTGGAGCTAGCAGGTGGAGAAGCATTTTCCCAGCCTGAGACATGACCTCAGAACAGCGTGCTTCCAGGTTAGGTTATTAATCTGCGTTTTACCCACTCGGCAGCGTAAGCAGAGGCTCTCGATATCTGAGTTGGTTTCTCCTGGTTCTGTTGCATCGATAAGTGTAAAGGAAGAGCTTATTTTTTTTGCGCCTTCTCACGTGCTGGTAGAAACACTATTCTGAACTCAGCCTAGCTTCCACATTAGAGCCTTGGCAATTTATCAAATGCTACTTTTAATGCAAGCTGCGCTATATTTGACTTCTGTATACAACGTGAAAAACTTCTGCGTGGGGGATCCGTTGTGTTTAAAATGCCAGTATTATAACTGCTAAGGAGCCACTGTCAACATCGCGTCATGTCCACAGGAAGTATTAAACTCAGTAACCTAAGCATTTTCACAGCACTTCTTGATCAGCCTACAAACCATAGGATTTCCCAAGTGCTCGCTGTCTTGTCTCCATTTAACGATCTACTCACATTTAAGTATGTCTCAAACATACAAAGTAGCTGTTAAAGCAAAAAAGTAGCTGCCACAGTAGGTCTTAGAAAATGCCAGTGTTTAATGACAGACTAGGCGAGAATGAAAGGTTTAGCAGAAGCCTAAGAAGGTTTTAAATAAACCAAACTGCTACAAAGCAAGAGGTGTGAAAATACCATTCTTTGGTCTAAATTAGCTGTTCCCTTTATATTAGTTTAACATTCCAATGgctttttcaaaactgtttaaaaataatataagcTGAAATTCATTaagcaaaaatatgtattatatacATGGATGCCTGGTCAGACAGATGAACTTAAAAGTGAACATAGTGACAATTGTTTAGATATTCCTagtaccttaaaaaaaaaatgagttagTGTTGAGTGCGCAGTAATagaattttattgaaaaaggtaaaaaactaagcatgaaaatctgttttagTTGTTTATAAACACTACGTCCTTATGGTTTTGTTGCTCTCAATTCAGACGTAAACATTCATTCTGACATGCCAAAGCTCCTGATGCTGGTGGGAAGTTCCTGTAACCAGTCAGTGATCGCTTTACAACTTGGTGCTTGGATGATCAGTCCCTGCAGCTTCATTTGCGTAACCTGATTCATCAGCTGCCGATTCATCTTGCTCACCTCCATCTTCCCCGAATCCAGGTTCCTCTTCCCTTTCGGGAGCATCCTCATCCTCTATGCCATTGTAAAACTCTTCGATCTCACTCTCATCCTCCACATCTAAGCTCTGACTACGACACGAACCACTTTCACTACTACTCCCACAAGAGCTAGAAGATATGACATCGTCTTCAGAATCTGAGTAAACCTCAGCACCATGGAAAATATAGCGATTTGGTGGTAAAAATAGATACTGAGTACCtgaaacacaattttaaaagtcaaaagaaggctaaaataaattattcatgcAAGGTCACGCAGGCCTATATGTATTTTCAACAGTGAAACTTAACTGACAAATCAGATTACATTAGAAACACATTGATTTCAATGTATGTGTATTTACTATGAAGCCCAGAACAAATGCTTCACTGGAAAGCTCAGCAttccttttcccccctccctttgACACCAAAGAGCATTTAAACTTTAATGTTTAGCAGCTTTTTGTCATTGGTATACGTATTCAGAGCTAGATTTCCATCACTTGTAACAGAACTGGAACGCACTATGCAGAGAATTTGACAAAGCTTAAAAACAGCCTTTGCTTTGGAAAGTTGCAATTTAATACCTGTTTCTTCATCCACACTGACTTTCTTGTGTGAGAACTCATTAAGTCAGTTAAGAGACTGCATACTGGAAGGCTTCCTCGGAAAGTCTAAAGTTTCCCTTGAAATGTGCCTGGCTCCAGCTGCGAGATTTGCTTTTCAACTCCTACCGTGACTTCATCTTTCAGTTCTACTGCCGTACCAAATTCTGACCTAGTGTGACCAGCTTCTTAACACCTGAGGATCAAACTAACTTTTCTcaaattgcatttgaaaatgtaagAAACCGATTTATTTTTTGATACTTACCTTCAAGTACCTTAAAAGATGCGTGGAcgaggtgcttagggacatggtttagtggtggacttagcagggttaggttaacggttggactcagtgatcttaaaggtcttttccaaactaaatgaGCCTATGATTCAACCTCCTAAAATAATCTTTGATCTTTTTAGGGGGTATGTAATCATTGATTATAAAACCTATTAtgaattacaaaaatatttcctatctGCTTCTCCAAAGGAAATAAACGATACAGTGATGCATTATGTAGACACTTGTCTGaacaaaaacaaccaccaaaatCCACTGATTCCCTCAAGGGTAACTTACTGACTGCTTTAAAGTAAGTCTAGAACAAACATCTTGGccaaaaaatgaagaatactGAAATGAGTTAAAACTTACCATCCAGCCTTTTGCTAATCTGTTCTTTTGCAGATCTGTTTACCCAGCACTTCctcaatatttcatttttttctttattttctccattattAGATCCATTTTCCTTCATTGTTTCAGAGTTCATTAATTCACTAGTAGGATTTTCAGGGTTTGCTGACGATGTCTGTGTCTCCTGAAGCTTTTCCTCTGTGCAGGTCCCTTTAGTTTCTGAGGCAGGATCACAGTTTTCTACCTTACATTCAGCTGGGTGTTCTGAGGACGCCACCGAAGTATCTGGTGGAGTCATCCTTTCTGGTGAACTAGagtcttctgaaatgtttaaagGGGTAGGCGGTAGCTCGGCTGAGGGCATTTCAAGCTCCTTGTGCGTTCGTGGAggcttttctgttatttctgaaagttttacTGAGTTGTAGCAAAGTTTTGTGTATTCGCTACCTAGCCTTTGACACAATTCATTAATAATAACATCACAGTCTCCAAGAAGCTCCACATCAAAGTGTAGATGAGGCAAAGGTTCCCTATTAATTAAGATCTGAGGCACTTCATGGGGGATGGAACCTATAGATGGAGAAGAGAACTTAAAGGCAGCCacttcagtttcattttcagCAGAGATCTACTTAGAAAGTTTGATTCCTCAGACTTCCCTTCATACAGTCACTTGCAACAAGACCGAAACAGGCAGATCAGGAAGACGACAAGCAAATCTCAAACTTAACAATAGCGGTTTGAGGTGCTATGCCTACAGTAACCtacctagatttttttttttcccccgtttACAGTAAAAAGTGTTCCTCTACTCCATGACCGAGAAACACATGCACAGAAATACTGACTGCAGCAATGTTTGGTCAAGTGTCAAAAAGATTGTTAAAATTAGTACTATAATCTCTTAGAAGAACTGTGTTGATTTTGTGTGTTCATTTTATGTCCTTAAGTGCACATGAAGAATATACTGCTGGTAAATGACAGCCCATTAATTAGGTCAAAATATTTCCAGGTACAATCTACGCTGTACAGGGCTGCTCAACCCATTTCTGACATCCAGGCTTCCAAACCCCACCAGTTTGGTAACCTAGCACGGACTCCTCAGATAACCAACTCACGGAATCCAGTTCTAGGACACAGAAAGAGCAGTGGTTTGTGTAGTGGACCCTAACTTTCCAGTCCTTATGCATTTCCCATCAGCCTAAACACTAGGCTCTGCCTCCTGTACAGCGAAGAGGATGTTATTACAACGGACTTGGGTGCCGTCCTGTTCCCAGTTAATAGCAGATGCTAAGCCCGTGTCCTTCTCAGGCTTACAGGTGAAGGGAATTTCTCTAGTACCAGTAAGTCTTGCACTCAGTAGGCAAATAAATCACCTGTCATGGTATTTGCTCAACCCtcctgaaaagcattttctataACGTATATTAGCAGCGATGTTTCTCCATATCACTTTTAAATGCTGAGGATCCAAATGGTGACGCACTATATAAAGCCCACTGTGTATCACTTACTATTAAGTAGTGACTTTAAAATAAGCTACGTCTCAGACACCTGATGTACTTGATCTGATTTTTTGATACcacatttatctttttaaagaagattCCTTTCTAAATCTTTCAAGTGACTCTGAAAGCATATTGCAAGCAGGGAGGGAAATGAATTGAATCTCAGAACAAAATCAAGTTTTAGGAGAGTAGTTTTTCAGATTATCATTTCACTACCTTGAGATCTGCCTGGAGTGTAGAAAAAGCACTTAGAATTTGTTACTTTCTCTATTTTGCATGTCAGCTTTACATAGGCAATCAGTTTTCATCTTGGAAAACTAGATGCTTAATctaatttcttcactgaatcAAGCCAAAAGCATTTCTTAGAGCTCTTAAGTGAGAATTTCACTTTTGAGCCAAATTTTTGGACGAAAATATTACCTGAGAGAGTCACTTACTTGGAATCAATGCTACTGGTCTTACTTTCAGCGAAGACCCAATAACAATAAGGAGATCAACTTCGTTTTTGTCATACTTCATGGCGCGATGGAACTGCTCGGGTAAGTTCTCTCCAAAGAACACTATGTCTGGCTTCATGATAGCGAGCGGTTCATCAGGTGGACATCTGGGACATCTAGGTACAACCTGCATTAGAACAGCTTCTATTACTACAGTTCAAGGCTGCGCCCTTCAAGACCTCCGATTTTAGCAATACAGACAAGTGCATTTCTTACTCTAGCCTGCAGCAACTGCACCCACAAATAAAACTGCAGCAGGAATAAAGAGGGAGTCCTCAGGTCGAAAGGGAGAAACCACACAGATCTACACCACAGTTCTTAATCTGACAACTAAGCCACAGTCCAGAAGTCGTGCTCAGCACCAATGAGTAATTACCTCCTATTTGATaggaatgtatttttcttggtttaatCAGAGAAAAAACTTGGATTTCCTTGTCAGTTTCTGTTACAGGATCTGATATAAAACCCTTCCTAATCAGAGAGTATATTGTAGAGCTTTACCTCCctactttttctcctctcctccaaaAGGGTACATGTGTTATACACATAGAGCAACATGGTGTTGTAGCAGGTGGCTAGCAAAAAGTGTACAAGACAGGAACACAGGGAAGAACTTTTCTTTGGTCTCCCTTTTAAACTTTTCCAATCCCTGCAAAAACAGAGCAGAATCcttgttcattaaaaaaagcagacaagagTTATGTTTGTGAAGAAGTAGgttccttttcctcctgaaacCAGAGGATTTTCTGATCTTTGAACTCCTTCCTGTCTTATGGCTTcttcagaaagaaggaaaacaagaagatGAGCAATGTGAGTACGTACAGACAATACTTCAATTACTACTGAGCAATGTTTCTTTCAAATAGTTCAAGACTTCTCCGCTGTAGTGTTAAAATACAACACCCCAGAATAAATCTAAGGAG is drawn from Gavia stellata isolate bGavSte3 chromosome 9, bGavSte3.hap2, whole genome shotgun sequence and contains these coding sequences:
- the SIRT1 gene encoding NAD-dependent protein deacetylase sirtuin-1 isoform X2, with the translated sequence MFDIEYFRKDPRPFFKFAKEIYPGQFQPSLCHKFIALMDKEGKLLRNYTQNIDTLEQVAGIQRIIQCHGSFATASCLICKYKVDCEVVRGDIFNQVVPRCPRCPPDEPLAIMKPDIVFFGENLPEQFHRAMKYDKNEVDLLIVIGSSLKVRPVALIPSSIPHEVPQILINREPLPHLHFDVELLGDCDVIINELCQRLGSEYTKLCYNSVKLSEITEKPPRTHKELEMPSAELPPTPLNISEDSSSPERMTPPDTSVASSEHPAECKVENCDPASETKGTCTEEKLQETQTSSANPENPTSELMNSETMKENGSNNGENKEKNEILRKCWVNRSAKEQISKRLDGTQYLFLPPNRYIFHGAEVYSDSEDDVISSSSCGSSSESGSCRSQSLDVEDESEIEEFYNGIEDEDAPEREEEPGFGEDGGEQDESAADESGYANEAAGTDHPSTKL